The Candidatus Methylomirabilota bacterium nucleotide sequence CGCCGACGGTCAGCATCTGGTGAATGTGATACCCCGCAACCGTGCCCGTGAACGCGGCAACTATAACGATAATATCGAACTTCCGTTCCAGGCTTAGAGCTTGCGATTGTGTCAAGAGCGCCATAAGCTCTTCCTCTCCTTGAAGGGAGGGGGGCGGAATTACCACCCCCCCTCCACTTATTGGCTATGTGAACTTCGAGGACCTTCAACAAACGATCCTCAACGTGTGTCGTTACGAGGCCGATTTTGAGGCCCACCCAGCCACTATTTTATTATCGCTTGTGATCTTAAGCAGTTCAACGATGCGCGGGCACATGGCCGCCGCCACGCCATACACCCCAAAAAGACACCAACCGAGCGTGACAAAGCCCCAATGTAGCGGCGCCACGAACAGCTCCTCCATGATCCAGAAGGTGTGGCCCCACTCGTTCAGCGCCACATTCACAAAGATCATTGCAGGGCCACCGACCGTCAGGATGAACGGTAGAGAGTGCGCCTTAGCAAACAGGGGGAGTCGAGTCCTGGCCCACATGTAGGCGTTAATCCCGATGATAATGTAGATCGGGTAGCTGAGGTAGAACTCGATGATGTGGCTCGGCGTAAAGTCCGTATCGCGGATAACGGTCTGGTGCCACGTCCCGTCCTGCTCGGTAAAGAAGCTGGCGCCCCAATAGACGGCCCAGGCAAACGTCACGATCCACATCCCGAGACCCCAGAACCGCCTCAGCTCCTCCTCCGGCGTGATGCGATCCAGATTCCGATCACGAGTCTTCCAGATATAGCCCAAGGTGAAGGTCAGCACCGACGCCTCAATGATCAACTCGCCGATGAGCATGTTCCACCAGTAGACCCGGAAGTCCTCAGAGAAGAAGTCAAGGCCTTTCGACCACGAGAAATACTGTTGGTAAATGCGAATCAGGATGTAGAAGATGCTGATAGCTACCTGGCATTTAAAGAAGGTGCCCCAGCCAAACATCTGTTCAGCCGACTCAGC carries:
- a CDS encoding methane monooxygenase/ammonia monooxygenase subunit C, whose amino-acid sequence is MAQYRTEAAPAKRAESAEQMFGWGTFFKCQVAISIFYILIRIYQQYFSWSKGLDFFSEDFRVYWWNMLIGELIIEASVLTFTLGYIWKTRDRNLDRITPEEELRRFWGLGMWIVTFAWAVYWGASFFTEQDGTWHQTVIRDTDFTPSHIIEFYLSYPIYIIIGINAYMWARTRLPLFAKAHSLPFILTVGGPAMIFVNVALNEWGHTFWIMEELFVAPLHWGFVTLGWCLFGVYGVAAAMCPRIVELLKITSDNKIVAGWASKSAS